One region of Streptomyces subrutilus genomic DNA includes:
- a CDS encoding amino acid permease translates to MLDHGQAPSATTEARRPAHPLLRRKPVEQLVAEGGQGEGGSLRRSLTMWQLTMISIGATLGTGIFVVLGEAAPKAGPAVTISFVIAGLTALFSALSYAELAGSVPVSGSSYSYTYATMGELIAWICGWCLVLEYAVSVAAVAVGWGQYLNELLDGTLGFTIPEGLSAPLGEGGWINLPSLVVVLLAMVFLMRGAKESARINTVMVAVKIVTLLLFIGIGFMGIKAGNYAPLAPLGVTGISAAAATLFFSYIGFDAASTAGEEAKNPKKDLPRAIMLSLGIVTVLYCLVALVAVGAMPWQDFEGTEAALAQIMTDVTGHSFWGVVLAAGAVVAIASVVFAVLYGQTRILFAMSRDGLVPKAFAKVDAKTGVPRVNVVIVSLFCGALAAFIPLGELANATSIGTLFAFALVNVAVVILRRTKPDLPRTFKVALFPVTPILGFLACGYMMYSLPVATWVAFGGWMAVGLVVYFVYGMRRSTLATAEK, encoded by the coding sequence GTGCTCGACCACGGCCAGGCGCCATCCGCCACGACCGAGGCCCGCAGGCCCGCCCACCCGCTGCTCCGCCGCAAGCCGGTCGAGCAGCTGGTCGCCGAGGGCGGCCAGGGCGAGGGCGGCTCGCTGCGCCGCTCGCTCACCATGTGGCAGCTGACGATGATCAGCATCGGCGCGACCCTGGGCACCGGCATCTTCGTCGTCCTCGGCGAAGCCGCCCCCAAGGCCGGCCCGGCCGTCACGATCTCGTTCGTCATCGCGGGCCTGACCGCGCTGTTCTCGGCCCTGTCCTACGCCGAGCTCGCCGGATCCGTCCCCGTCTCCGGCTCCTCGTACTCGTACACCTACGCCACCATGGGCGAGCTCATCGCCTGGATCTGCGGCTGGTGCCTGGTCCTGGAGTACGCCGTGTCGGTCGCGGCCGTCGCCGTCGGCTGGGGCCAGTACCTCAACGAGCTCCTCGACGGGACCCTCGGCTTCACCATCCCCGAAGGCCTCTCGGCGCCGCTGGGCGAAGGCGGCTGGATCAACCTGCCGTCGCTGGTCGTCGTCCTGCTCGCGATGGTCTTCCTGATGCGCGGCGCCAAGGAGAGCGCCCGCATCAACACCGTCATGGTCGCGGTGAAGATCGTCACCCTGCTGCTCTTCATCGGCATCGGCTTCATGGGCATCAAGGCCGGCAACTACGCGCCGCTCGCCCCGCTCGGCGTCACCGGCATCAGCGCCGCCGCCGCCACGCTCTTCTTCTCCTACATCGGCTTCGACGCCGCCTCCACCGCCGGTGAGGAAGCCAAGAACCCGAAGAAGGACCTGCCGCGCGCGATCATGCTCTCGCTGGGCATCGTCACCGTCCTGTACTGCCTCGTCGCGCTCGTCGCCGTCGGCGCCATGCCGTGGCAGGACTTCGAGGGCACCGAGGCCGCGCTCGCCCAGATCATGACCGACGTCACCGGCCACAGCTTCTGGGGCGTCGTCCTCGCGGCCGGCGCGGTCGTCGCCATCGCCTCCGTCGTCTTCGCCGTCCTGTACGGACAGACCCGCATCCTCTTCGCGATGTCCCGCGACGGCCTCGTCCCCAAGGCCTTCGCCAAGGTCGACGCGAAGACCGGCGTGCCGCGCGTCAACGTGGTGATCGTCTCGCTCTTCTGCGGGGCCCTGGCCGCCTTCATCCCGCTGGGTGAGCTGGCCAACGCGACCAGCATCGGCACGCTCTTCGCCTTCGCCCTGGTCAACGTCGCGGTCGTGATCCTGCGCCGCACCAAGCCCGACCTGCCGCGCACCTTCAAGGTGGCGCTCTTCCCGGTCACCCCGATCCTCGGCTTCCTCGCCTGCGGCTACATGATGTACAGCCTGCCGGTCGCCACGTGGGTCGCGTTCGGTGGCTGGATGGCCGTCGGCCTCGTGGTCTACTTCGTGTACGGCATGCGCCGCTCCACACTGGCCACAGCAGAAAAGTGA
- a CDS encoding GDSL-type esterase/lipase family protein yields MDLDLWQDPAPFLRGVAWLDRGRPVRADPADTMRLPWDTGERATLPIGVRLEFTADTARAVEIRYRATVPGPTDSLRDLAHGFALWDRHGVVREVFTEPAAQAVVRIELGGGPGPFTIHPPETQSPLVLGLRGIGGPLAPAPAAPRWVVHGDSITEGWWSTRPAHGWPAVVGRALGWDTVNLGYAGAARGELATAEQLAALPADVLTLAFGTNCWSRVPYSAPLLYETTRAFLDLVRQGHPRTPLLLVSPVLRPDAERTPNRLGATLGALRDAMERATRDRIAAGDERLAVLPGRDLLGPEHLADGLHPDDTGHQVLGLAVATALRRAGFAAE; encoded by the coding sequence ATGGACCTCGATCTGTGGCAGGACCCCGCGCCCTTCCTGCGCGGGGTCGCGTGGCTCGACAGGGGACGGCCCGTGCGGGCCGACCCGGCCGACACCATGCGGCTGCCCTGGGACACCGGCGAGCGGGCCACCCTGCCCATCGGGGTGCGGCTCGAGTTCACCGCCGACACCGCGCGGGCGGTGGAGATCCGCTACCGGGCCACCGTGCCCGGCCCCACCGACTCCCTGCGCGACCTCGCGCACGGCTTCGCGCTGTGGGACCGGCACGGGGTGGTCCGCGAGGTGTTCACCGAACCGGCCGCGCAGGCCGTCGTACGCATCGAGCTGGGCGGCGGACCGGGCCCCTTCACCATCCACCCGCCCGAGACCCAGTCCCCGCTGGTCCTCGGCCTGCGCGGGATCGGCGGCCCGCTCGCCCCGGCGCCGGCCGCCCCGCGCTGGGTGGTGCACGGGGACTCGATCACCGAGGGCTGGTGGTCCACCCGGCCCGCCCACGGCTGGCCCGCGGTGGTCGGCCGGGCGCTCGGCTGGGACACGGTCAACCTCGGCTACGCGGGCGCCGCCCGCGGCGAGCTCGCCACCGCCGAACAACTCGCCGCGCTGCCCGCCGACGTCCTCACCCTCGCCTTCGGCACCAACTGCTGGTCCCGGGTCCCCTACTCCGCGCCCCTGCTGTACGAGACCACCCGCGCGTTCCTCGACCTGGTCCGCCAGGGCCACCCGCGGACCCCGCTCCTGCTGGTCTCCCCCGTCCTGCGGCCCGACGCCGAGCGCACCCCGAACCGGCTCGGCGCCACCCTCGGCGCCCTGCGCGACGCGATGGAGCGCGCCACCCGGGACCGGATCGCCGCCGGGGACGAGCGGCTCGCCGTGCTCCCGGGCCGCGACCTGCTCGGCCCGGAGCACCTGGCGGACGGACTGCACCCCGATGACACCGGGCACCAGGTACTGGGCCTCGCTGTGGCCACGGCCCTGCGGCGGGCCGGGTTCGCCGCCGAGTGA
- a CDS encoding SCO0930 family lipoprotein → MGMKRGTTLAAAAVAVVLAATACGPSQDNAADTAKPAGAAAQASSQPAADGAAEPAGRLAIATSEQLGPVLTDSAGLTLYRFDKDTAKPPKSNCDGDCAKTWPVVAAGDVTATAGMDPALLGEVVRTDGTKQLTVAGWPAYRFAKDTKAGEFNGQGVGGVWFAFAPDGKKAAKAAAAPAPAGTGEAGAGEAGAGEAGTGLSVAKDPKLGDHIVDGKGMTVYRFKPDTAWPMVSKCVGDCLAKWPVVPPVDKADAKGITERNYLVLDRPDGKKQQTVDCWPVYTFAGDNKPGDINGQGVGGTWYAVAPDGKLITVQ, encoded by the coding sequence ATGGGCATGAAGCGCGGAACCACCCTCGCCGCGGCCGCCGTCGCCGTCGTCCTGGCGGCGACCGCCTGCGGCCCGTCGCAGGACAACGCCGCCGACACGGCCAAGCCCGCCGGGGCCGCCGCACAGGCCTCCTCCCAGCCCGCCGCGGACGGCGCGGCCGAGCCCGCCGGCCGGCTGGCCATCGCCACCAGCGAGCAGCTCGGCCCCGTCCTCACCGACAGCGCCGGCCTCACCCTGTACCGCTTCGACAAGGACACCGCGAAGCCGCCGAAGTCGAACTGCGACGGGGACTGCGCGAAGACCTGGCCGGTGGTCGCGGCCGGCGACGTCACCGCCACGGCGGGCATGGACCCGGCGCTGCTCGGCGAGGTGGTGCGCACCGACGGCACCAAGCAGCTGACGGTGGCGGGCTGGCCCGCGTACCGCTTCGCCAAGGACACCAAGGCGGGCGAGTTCAACGGCCAGGGCGTCGGCGGGGTCTGGTTCGCGTTCGCCCCCGACGGCAAGAAGGCGGCGAAGGCCGCTGCGGCCCCGGCCCCGGCCGGTACGGGCGAGGCGGGCGCGGGCGAGGCGGGCGCGGGCGAGGCCGGCACGGGCCTGTCCGTCGCGAAGGACCCCAAGCTGGGCGACCACATCGTCGACGGCAAGGGCATGACCGTCTACCGGTTCAAGCCGGACACCGCGTGGCCGATGGTCTCCAAGTGCGTCGGCGACTGCCTGGCCAAGTGGCCCGTCGTGCCCCCGGTGGACAAGGCCGACGCCAAGGGCATCACCGAGCGGAACTACCTCGTGCTGGACCGCCCCGACGGCAAGAAGCAGCAGACCGTCGACTGCTGGCCGGTGTACACCTTCGCCGGTGACAACAAGCCGGGCGACATCAACGGCCAGGGCGTCGGCGGCACCTGGTACGCGGTCGCCCCCGACGGCAAGCTGATCACCGTCCAGTAG
- a CDS encoding LytR/AlgR family response regulator transcription factor, with amino-acid sequence MLRVLAVDDEKPLLEELLYLLRSDPRIRSAEGASDATEALRRITVALEAGPDGADGIDVVFLDIHMAGLTGLDIARLLAGFARPPLIVFVTAHEGFAVQAFDLKAVDYVLKPVRPERLAEAVRRACAQLGQPVGAPPAAGGAAGAAAPPVPRPLPARRSAELPVADRAPEQIAVELGGVTRFVPIAAIAYVEAQGDYARLHTDDGSHLVRIPLSTLEERWAARGFVRIHRRHLVALSRIDELRLDAGTTSVRVGSAELQVSRRHARELRDLLMRHATG; translated from the coding sequence ATGCTGCGCGTACTGGCCGTCGACGACGAGAAGCCGCTCCTGGAGGAGCTCCTCTACCTGCTGCGGTCCGACCCGCGGATCCGCAGCGCCGAGGGCGCCTCGGACGCCACCGAGGCGCTGCGGCGGATCACGGTGGCGCTGGAGGCCGGGCCGGACGGCGCGGACGGCATCGACGTGGTCTTCCTCGACATCCACATGGCCGGGCTGACCGGGCTGGACATCGCCCGGCTGCTGGCCGGGTTCGCGCGGCCGCCGCTGATCGTGTTCGTCACCGCCCACGAGGGGTTCGCCGTCCAGGCCTTCGACCTCAAGGCCGTGGACTACGTGCTCAAGCCCGTCCGCCCGGAGCGGCTGGCCGAGGCCGTGCGGCGGGCCTGCGCGCAGCTGGGGCAGCCGGTCGGGGCACCCCCGGCGGCCGGGGGCGCGGCGGGAGCGGCCGCGCCCCCGGTTCCGCGGCCGCTTCCGGCGCGCCGGTCGGCCGAGCTGCCCGTCGCCGACCGCGCGCCGGAGCAGATAGCCGTCGAGCTGGGCGGCGTCACCCGGTTCGTGCCGATCGCGGCCATCGCCTACGTCGAGGCGCAGGGCGACTACGCCCGGCTGCACACCGACGACGGCAGTCACCTGGTCCGCATCCCGCTGTCCACGCTGGAGGAGCGGTGGGCGGCCCGCGGCTTCGTCCGGATCCACCGCCGCCACCTGGTGGCCCTGTCCCGGATCGACGAACTCCGGCTGGACGCGGGCACGACGAGCGTCCGGGTCGGCTCGGCGGAACTCCAGGTGAGCCGCCGCCACGCGCGGGAGCTACGGGACCTCCTCATGCGGCACGCGACCGGCTGA
- a CDS encoding cation acetate symporter, translating into MNQTYALTAVAVVVLATVLVGALGLRISRTTSDFYVASRTVGPRLNAAAISGEYLSAASFLGVAGLVLLQGPEMLWYPVGYTAGYLVLLVLVAAPLRRSGAYTLPDFAEARLESQAVRRIAVLFVVGVGWLYLLPQLQGAGLTLEILTGAPHWVGGVVVAFVVSAAVAAGGMRSITFVQAFQYWLKLTALLVPAFFLVAAWAGDGAPRATFDAPAVFREHTSVTVAEDVRLSVEAPLTLTVTGQVDGRTYDAVPLTLAAGQHSVRADARLEFAPHTPVPDTRAEAGLGVSSWSEPLSGEHWQYRLYATYGLILATFLGTMGLPHVAVRFYTSPHGRAARRTTLVVLGLVGVFYLLPPVYGALGRIYAPELALTGDADAAVLVLPERMLGGLLGELLGALLAGGAFAAFLSTASGLTMAVAGVLHQDLLPTRGVRSFRFAVLLAVLVPLAGSVAARDVPVADAVGLAFAVSASSFCPLLVLGIWWRGLTPPGAVAGLVTGGGAALSAVLATRGGLAPEGWAHTLLAWPAAWSVPLGFLTMVLVSLGTRSRIPAGTAATLARLHLPEDVVAWDRTAGGAR; encoded by the coding sequence GTGAACCAGACGTACGCGCTGACCGCGGTCGCCGTCGTCGTCCTGGCCACGGTCCTCGTCGGCGCGCTCGGCCTGCGCATATCCCGCACCACCTCCGACTTCTACGTCGCCTCCCGCACCGTCGGCCCCCGCCTCAACGCGGCCGCGATCAGCGGGGAGTACCTCTCCGCCGCGTCCTTCCTCGGGGTGGCCGGGCTGGTGCTGCTGCAGGGGCCCGAGATGCTCTGGTACCCGGTCGGGTACACCGCCGGGTACCTGGTGCTGCTCGTGCTGGTGGCGGCCCCGCTGCGCCGCTCCGGCGCGTACACGCTGCCGGACTTCGCCGAGGCCCGGCTCGAGTCGCAGGCCGTGCGCCGGATCGCGGTGCTGTTCGTGGTCGGGGTCGGCTGGCTGTACCTGCTGCCGCAGCTGCAGGGCGCCGGCCTGACCCTGGAGATCCTGACCGGGGCCCCGCACTGGGTGGGCGGGGTGGTGGTGGCCTTCGTGGTGAGCGCGGCCGTGGCCGCCGGCGGGATGCGCAGCATCACCTTCGTGCAGGCGTTCCAGTACTGGCTCAAGCTCACCGCGCTGCTGGTCCCCGCCTTCTTCCTGGTCGCCGCCTGGGCCGGGGACGGCGCGCCGCGGGCCACGTTCGACGCGCCGGCCGTCTTCCGCGAGCACACCTCCGTGACAGTGGCCGAGGACGTCCGGCTGTCGGTGGAGGCACCGCTGACGCTGACGGTGACCGGGCAGGTGGACGGGCGGACGTACGACGCGGTCCCGCTGACCCTCGCGGCCGGGCAGCATTCCGTACGGGCCGACGCGCGCCTGGAGTTCGCCCCGCACACGCCCGTCCCCGACACCCGGGCGGAGGCCGGCCTGGGTGTGTCCAGCTGGTCGGAGCCGCTGTCGGGAGAGCACTGGCAGTACCGGCTGTACGCGACGTACGGGCTGATCCTGGCCACCTTCCTCGGGACCATGGGCCTGCCGCACGTGGCGGTGCGCTTCTACACCAGCCCCCACGGCCGGGCCGCGCGGCGCACCACGCTGGTCGTGCTCGGCCTGGTCGGGGTGTTCTACCTGCTGCCGCCGGTGTACGGGGCGCTGGGCCGGATCTACGCGCCCGAGCTGGCCCTCACCGGCGACGCGGACGCGGCGGTGCTGGTGCTGCCCGAGCGGATGCTGGGCGGGCTGCTCGGGGAGCTGCTGGGGGCGCTGCTGGCCGGGGGCGCCTTCGCCGCGTTCCTGTCGACGGCCTCGGGGCTGACCATGGCGGTGGCGGGGGTGCTGCACCAGGACCTGCTGCCGACGCGCGGGGTGCGCAGTTTCCGCTTCGCGGTACTGCTGGCGGTGCTGGTGCCGCTGGCCGGGAGCGTGGCGGCCCGCGACGTGCCGGTGGCGGACGCGGTGGGGCTGGCCTTCGCCGTGTCGGCCTCGTCGTTCTGTCCGCTGCTGGTGCTGGGCATCTGGTGGCGGGGGCTGACCCCGCCCGGGGCGGTGGCCGGGCTGGTCACGGGCGGCGGGGCGGCGCTCAGCGCGGTACTGGCGACCCGGGGCGGGCTGGCTCCGGAGGGCTGGGCGCACACCCTGCTGGCGTGGCCGGCGGCCTGGTCGGTGCCGCTCGGGTTCCTGACGATGGTGCTGGTGTCGTTGGGCACCCGGTCGCGGATCCCGGCGGGGACGGCCGCCACCCTGGCGCGGCTGCACCTGCCGGAGGACGTGGTGGCCTGGGACCGCACGGCCGGGGGTGCGCGGTGA
- a CDS encoding sensor histidine kinase has product MSGTALAVLAALAGALLAGAGWLAGRWQARRGERAAGLVLGTPVERATFHTLHTASLAAPPLRAGLTQDAARKAARRLRSLLGTEALCLTDRESVLAWDGPGADHHERRAMARVAVMLESGRSQSVRTECQRPDCPLKWAVVAPLTGEDGMLGALVAYGSRESAVLVRAATEVARWVSVQLELSELDRSRTRLMEAEIKALRAQISPHFIFNSLAAIASFVRTDPERARDLLLEFADFTRYSFRRHGEFTTLAEELRSIEQYLALAGARFGDRLKVTLQVAPEVLPVALPFLCLQPLVENAVKHGLEDSPEECRITITARDAGPEAVITVEDNGVGMDPAVLRRILAGELAGSSSGIGLPNIDERIRQVYGDEYGPVIETGVGAGLKVTVRIPKYRAGVHSSPPGPHPPRY; this is encoded by the coding sequence GTGAGCGGGACGGCCCTGGCGGTGCTGGCGGCCCTGGCCGGGGCCCTGCTGGCGGGCGCGGGCTGGCTGGCTGGCCGGTGGCAGGCCCGGCGCGGCGAGCGGGCGGCCGGGCTGGTTCTGGGGACTCCGGTGGAGCGGGCCACGTTCCACACCCTGCACACGGCTTCGCTGGCCGCTCCGCCGCTGCGGGCCGGGTTGACGCAGGACGCCGCCCGCAAGGCCGCCCGGCGGCTGCGGTCGCTGCTGGGCACGGAGGCGCTGTGCCTGACCGACCGGGAGTCGGTGCTGGCCTGGGACGGCCCCGGCGCCGATCACCACGAGCGGCGGGCGATGGCCCGGGTGGCGGTGATGCTGGAGTCGGGGCGCAGCCAGAGCGTGCGGACCGAATGCCAGCGGCCCGACTGTCCGCTGAAGTGGGCCGTGGTGGCCCCGCTGACGGGCGAGGACGGGATGCTGGGGGCGCTGGTGGCCTACGGGTCGCGGGAGTCCGCCGTGCTGGTGCGGGCCGCGACGGAGGTCGCGCGGTGGGTGTCCGTACAGCTGGAGCTGTCGGAGCTGGACCGGTCGCGGACCCGGCTGATGGAGGCGGAGATCAAGGCGCTGCGGGCGCAGATCTCCCCGCACTTCATCTTCAACTCGCTGGCCGCGATCGCCTCGTTCGTCCGGACCGATCCGGAGCGGGCCCGGGACCTGCTGCTGGAGTTCGCCGACTTCACCCGCTACTCCTTCCGCCGGCACGGTGAGTTCACCACGCTCGCCGAGGAGTTGCGTTCCATCGAGCAGTACCTGGCGCTGGCCGGGGCCCGGTTCGGGGACCGGCTGAAGGTGACCTTGCAGGTGGCGCCGGAGGTGCTGCCGGTGGCGCTGCCGTTCCTGTGCCTCCAGCCGCTGGTGGAGAACGCGGTGAAGCACGGGTTGGAGGACTCCCCCGAGGAGTGCCGGATCACCATCACCGCGCGGGACGCGGGCCCCGAGGCGGTGATCACCGTCGAGGACAACGGGGTCGGGATGGATCCGGCGGTGCTGCGCCGGATCCTGGCCGGGGAACTCGCCGGCTCCTCCTCGGGCATCGGCCTGCCCAACATCGACGAGCGGATCCGGCAGGTGTACGGGGACGAGTACGGGCCGGTCATCGAGACGGGCGTCGGCGCCGGCCTGAAGGTGACCGTGCGGATCCCGAAGTACCGTGCGGGCGTGCACAGTTCCCCTCCGGGCCCGCACCCTCCCCGTTACTGA
- a CDS encoding GuaB1 family IMP dehydrogenase-related protein, with protein sequence MRFLNDQKPPYDLTYDDVFMVPSRSAVGSRQGVDLSAPDGTGTTIPLVVANMTAIAGRRMAETVARRGGIVVIPQDIPIEVVTDVISWVKTRHLVLDTPITLAPTQTVADALSLLPKRAHGAGVVVDGEGRPVGVVTDHDLTGVDRFTQLSEVMSKELLLIDADIDPREAFNKLDAGHRKLAPAVDKDGRLVGILTRKGALRATLYTPATDAEGKLRIAAAVGINGDFAAKAKQLLDAGVDTLVIDTAHGHQESMINAIKAVRALDPQVPIVAGNIVAAEGVKDLIEAGADIIKVGVGPGAMCTTRMMTGVGRPQFSAVLECAAEAKKYGKHVWADGGVRHPRDVAMALAAGASNVMIGSWFAGTYESPGDLQQSADGRLYKESFGMASARAVQNRTSEESAYDRARKGLFEEGISTSRMFLDPARPGVEDLIDSIIAGVRSSCTYAGAGSLAEFAENAVVGVQSAAGYAEGKPLHASWS encoded by the coding sequence GTGCGTTTCCTCAATGACCAGAAGCCGCCGTACGACCTGACGTACGACGATGTGTTCATGGTGCCGAGCCGCTCCGCGGTCGGTTCCCGTCAGGGCGTCGACCTCTCCGCCCCCGACGGCACCGGCACCACCATTCCCCTCGTCGTGGCGAACATGACGGCCATCGCGGGCCGCCGGATGGCCGAGACGGTCGCCCGCCGCGGCGGCATCGTCGTCATCCCGCAGGACATCCCGATCGAGGTCGTCACCGACGTCATCTCCTGGGTGAAGACCCGCCACCTCGTGCTCGACACCCCGATCACGCTGGCGCCCACCCAGACCGTGGCCGACGCGCTGTCGCTGCTGCCCAAGCGCGCCCACGGCGCGGGCGTCGTCGTCGACGGCGAGGGCCGCCCGGTCGGCGTCGTCACCGACCACGACCTCACCGGCGTGGACCGCTTCACCCAGCTCTCCGAGGTCATGTCGAAGGAGCTGCTGCTCATCGACGCCGACATCGACCCCCGCGAGGCCTTCAACAAGCTCGACGCGGGCCACCGCAAGCTGGCCCCGGCCGTCGACAAGGACGGCAGGCTCGTCGGCATCCTCACCCGCAAGGGCGCGCTCCGCGCGACCCTGTACACCCCGGCCACCGACGCCGAAGGCAAGCTGCGCATCGCGGCCGCCGTCGGCATCAACGGCGACTTCGCGGCCAAGGCCAAGCAGCTGCTCGACGCGGGCGTGGACACGCTCGTCATCGACACCGCGCACGGCCACCAGGAGTCGATGATCAACGCGATCAAGGCCGTCCGCGCGCTGGACCCGCAGGTCCCGATCGTGGCCGGCAACATCGTCGCCGCCGAGGGCGTCAAGGACCTCATCGAGGCCGGCGCGGACATCATCAAGGTCGGTGTGGGCCCCGGCGCCATGTGCACCACCCGCATGATGACCGGCGTGGGCCGGCCGCAGTTCTCCGCGGTGCTGGAGTGCGCGGCGGAGGCCAAGAAGTACGGCAAGCACGTGTGGGCCGACGGCGGTGTCCGCCACCCGCGCGACGTGGCGATGGCGCTGGCCGCCGGTGCGTCGAACGTCATGATCGGTTCGTGGTTCGCCGGTACGTACGAGTCCCCGGGCGACCTGCAGCAGTCCGCCGACGGGCGCCTGTACAAGGAGTCCTTCGGCATGGCGTCGGCGCGTGCGGTGCAGAACCGCACGTCGGAGGAGTCGGCCTACGACCGGGCCCGCAAGGGTCTGTTCGAGGAGGGCATCTCGACCTCGCGGATGTTCCTGGACCCGGCCCGGCCGGGCGTCGAGGACCTGATCGACTCGATCATCGCCGGTGTCCGCTCCTCGTGCACCTACGCCGGGGCGGGGTCCCTGGCGGAGTTCGCGGAGAACGCCGTGGTCGGCGTGCAGTCTGCCGCGGGCTACGCGGAGGGCAAGCCGCTGCACGCCAGCTGGAGCTAG
- a CDS encoding IS701 family transposase, with protein sequence MARVVLPENSVKEISESIDLLISLLFESLPRRDQRNWARVYLNGLVRTKGKKTIRNIAGTGASSVEQSLQQFISKSPWDWTPVRRSLAQHLERTARRPLAWVLQPMVVEKAGDRSVGVGRQFVPQLGRIANCQQASGIWLASSEASFPVEWTLTLPGPWTSELLRRRRAGIPETARSLTPAQDAVHAVQRMATTWRLQRRPVVMEVANSDLPQSIESFALHDIPFVFKVDGSLPVSFGGAGRHKPGPHTAPARELIDSLRSQRRVVEWTRHGRAEGAVTLLTSAAVFATPGEDRPAPPPAPPTPLLLLGAWTEAALLPSEFWITNIGDRPLAQLFLLAKLTDRVSLDFTETCEPVGIRDFEGRSFRGWHHHATLASVAHAARLLRASRDRLPDGGPAGRSVGDYAAPPRAGVPRPAAAARPPAVLPRPLIPGQTSRRDFIR encoded by the coding sequence ATGGCTCGCGTAGTCCTACCGGAGAATTCCGTGAAGGAAATCTCCGAATCGATCGATCTACTGATCTCTCTTCTCTTCGAGTCCTTACCCCGGCGGGACCAGCGAAACTGGGCCCGCGTTTATCTGAACGGCCTCGTGCGGACCAAAGGGAAGAAAACAATCCGCAACATCGCCGGAACCGGAGCCAGTTCCGTGGAGCAGAGCCTTCAGCAGTTCATCAGCAAGTCCCCCTGGGACTGGACCCCGGTCCGCCGCTCCCTCGCGCAGCACCTCGAACGCACCGCACGGCGCCCGCTGGCCTGGGTGCTCCAGCCCATGGTCGTAGAGAAGGCCGGCGACCGCTCGGTCGGCGTCGGCCGGCAGTTCGTCCCGCAGCTGGGCCGCATCGCCAACTGCCAGCAGGCCAGCGGGATCTGGCTCGCCTCCAGCGAGGCCAGCTTCCCGGTCGAATGGACCCTCACCCTCCCCGGCCCCTGGACCAGTGAACTCCTGCGCCGCCGCCGGGCCGGAATCCCCGAGACGGCGCGCTCCCTCACCCCCGCCCAGGACGCCGTACACGCCGTCCAGCGGATGGCCACCACCTGGCGACTCCAACGCCGGCCCGTGGTGATGGAGGTCGCCAACAGCGATCTCCCGCAGAGCATCGAGTCCTTCGCCCTCCACGACATCCCCTTCGTCTTCAAGGTCGACGGCTCGCTACCCGTCTCCTTCGGCGGAGCCGGCCGGCACAAACCGGGCCCGCACACCGCGCCCGCCCGCGAGCTCATCGACTCCCTGCGCTCCCAGCGCCGCGTCGTCGAATGGACCCGGCACGGCCGGGCCGAGGGCGCGGTGACCCTGCTGACCTCGGCCGCCGTCTTCGCCACCCCCGGCGAGGACCGGCCCGCACCCCCCCCCGCGCCCCCCACCCCGCTGCTGCTGCTCGGGGCCTGGACCGAAGCCGCCCTGCTGCCCTCGGAGTTCTGGATCACCAACATCGGCGACCGGCCCCTCGCCCAGCTGTTCCTGCTCGCCAAACTCACCGACCGCGTCTCCCTCGACTTCACCGAGACCTGCGAACCCGTGGGCATCAGGGACTTCGAGGGCCGCTCCTTCCGCGGCTGGCACCACCACGCCACCCTGGCGAGCGTGGCCCACGCGGCCAGGCTCCTCAGGGCCTCGCGGGACCGCCTCCCCGACGGCGGCCCCGCCGGACGGAGCGTGGGCGACTACGCCGCACCCCCGAGGGCCGGCGTCCCCCGCCCCGCCGCCGCGGCCCGGCCACCCGCCGTCCTGCCGCGCCCGCTCATCCCCGGGCAGACCTCCAGGCGCGATTTCATCCGCTGA
- a CDS encoding TMEM175 family protein has translation MNVPKETGSEFWRGGREQWPHYAAYVVSFLIIGVMWVKHRTIPLVVDEERLGSAGDVRK, from the coding sequence GTGAACGTTCCGAAAGAAACGGGATCCGAGTTCTGGCGCGGAGGCCGGGAACAGTGGCCGCATTACGCCGCCTATGTGGTGAGCTTCCTCATCATCGGCGTGATGTGGGTGAAGCACCGCACCATCCCCCTCGTGGTAGACGAAGAGCGGCTCGGATCTGCCGGCGACGTCAGGAAGTAG
- a CDS encoding barstar family protein encodes MTLDPQPLAPALAAAESAGWTTLRLDLDGVRGKAELMRRCGDALRAPEWFGGNWDALADALRDLSWLPDAGGRLVAVTSWRGFAGARPRDWEVLVEVLEEAVDFWREQDGGPGLTVLLSESGPGAAAGAPRLKRRRG; translated from the coding sequence ATGACCCTGGACCCGCAGCCGCTCGCCCCCGCGCTCGCCGCCGCCGAATCCGCCGGGTGGACGACCCTGCGGCTGGACCTGGACGGCGTACGCGGGAAGGCCGAGCTGATGCGGCGGTGCGGAGACGCCCTGCGGGCGCCGGAGTGGTTCGGCGGGAACTGGGACGCGCTGGCCGACGCGCTGAGGGACCTGTCGTGGCTGCCGGATGCCGGGGGGCGGCTGGTGGCGGTGACCTCGTGGCGGGGTTTCGCCGGGGCGCGGCCGCGGGACTGGGAGGTCCTGGTGGAGGTGCTCGAGGAGGCCGTCGACTTCTGGCGGGAGCAGGACGGCGGGCCGGGGCTGACGGTGCTGCTGTCCGAGTCGGGGCCCGGGGCGGCTGCCGGGGCTCCGCGCCTCAAGCGCCGGCGGGGCTGA